The Metabacillus schmidteae genome has a segment encoding these proteins:
- the opp3b gene encoding oligopeptide ABC transporter permease, producing MAKYLTQRVIYMVITLFLIATFTFFLMKIIPGTPFTNAGKLSETQLTIMKDKYGLDEPIPVQYATYMVNMLKGDLGVSFQFNNVGVTEILMDSIGPSATLGFQAILFGTFFGIILGVISALRQNTWVDYSATFLAVLGKSIPSFVFAGLLQYYVAVKLGWFPVAFWKGPEYTVLPTIALAMFPIATAARFVRTEMVEVLESDYITLAKAKGASWFEIAFKHALRNALIPVVTVLGPLVVSLMTGSLVIEKIFGIPGLGEQFVKSITVNDYPVIMGTTILFAVLFVVVILIVDLLYGIIDPRIRLAGGKK from the coding sequence ATGGCGAAATACTTAACTCAACGTGTTATTTATATGGTCATTACACTCTTTTTAATTGCCACGTTTACTTTTTTCCTCATGAAAATAATCCCAGGTACACCTTTTACAAATGCTGGTAAATTATCTGAGACACAGCTTACAATTATGAAAGACAAATATGGTCTAGATGAACCGATACCGGTACAATATGCGACCTATATGGTGAATATGCTGAAAGGTGATTTAGGTGTTTCCTTTCAATTCAATAACGTAGGAGTTACTGAGATCTTAATGGATAGCATTGGTCCTTCAGCAACACTTGGATTTCAGGCGATCCTTTTCGGAACATTTTTTGGTATCATTTTAGGCGTCATTTCAGCATTAAGACAAAATACATGGGTTGACTATAGTGCAACATTTTTAGCTGTACTTGGTAAATCAATCCCTTCCTTCGTTTTTGCGGGGCTATTGCAATATTACGTTGCGGTAAAATTAGGATGGTTTCCAGTTGCATTCTGGAAAGGTCCGGAATATACAGTTCTGCCAACAATTGCGTTAGCAATGTTCCCGATTGCAACTGCAGCAAGGTTTGTTAGAACTGAAATGGTAGAGGTATTAGAATCGGATTATATTACACTTGCTAAGGCTAAGGGTGCAAGCTGGTTTGAAATTGCATTTAAACACGCTCTAAGAAATGCGTTAATACCAGTAGTAACTGTTTTAGGGCCATTGGTTGTTAGTTTAATGACTGGTTCCCTTGTTATTGAAAAGATATTTGGTATTCCGGGACTAGGAGAGCAATTCGTAAAGTCAATCACAGTTAATGATTATCCTGTTATCATGGGTACGACAATCCTTTTTGCGGTTCTATTTGTTGTCGTCATCTTAATTGTAGACTTACTATATGGAATTATTGATCCGCGGATTCGTTTAGCGGGAGGTAAAAAATAA
- the trpS gene encoding tryptophan--tRNA ligase — protein MKTIFSGIQPSGSVTLGNYIGALKQFVDLQDEYNCYFCIVDQHAITVPQDRLALRKNIRSLAALYLAVGLDHEKVTLFIQSEVPAHAQAGWMLQCVSYIGELERMTQFKDKSHGKEAVSAGLLTYPPLMAADILLYNTDLVPVGEDQKQHLELTRDLAERFNKKYNDVLTIPEVRIPKVGARIMSLVDPVKKMSKSDANQKAFITLLDEPKQIEKKIKSAVTDSEGIVKYDKENKPGISNLLSIYSILSNEPIEKIEARYEGKGYGDFKADVAEVVVNALKPIQDKYYQLMESEELDQILDKGAEKANAVASRTLKKMENAMGLGRKRK, from the coding sequence ATGAAAACAATTTTTTCAGGAATACAACCGAGTGGTTCAGTTACTTTAGGTAATTACATTGGTGCATTAAAACAGTTTGTTGATTTACAAGACGAGTACAATTGTTATTTTTGTATCGTTGACCAACACGCCATCACTGTTCCTCAAGACCGCTTAGCTTTACGAAAAAATATTAGAAGTCTGGCAGCTCTTTATCTTGCTGTTGGATTAGACCATGAGAAAGTAACATTATTCATTCAATCGGAAGTTCCTGCACATGCACAAGCTGGATGGATGTTACAGTGTGTTTCTTATATCGGCGAATTAGAAAGAATGACTCAATTCAAGGATAAATCACATGGAAAAGAAGCAGTTTCTGCTGGATTACTCACATATCCACCACTCATGGCAGCTGATATCCTTCTATACAACACTGATCTTGTACCGGTAGGTGAAGATCAAAAGCAACATTTAGAGTTAACACGTGATTTAGCTGAACGTTTTAATAAAAAATATAACGACGTTCTTACCATCCCTGAAGTAAGGATCCCAAAAGTTGGTGCCCGCATTATGTCACTAGTGGATCCTGTAAAAAAGATGAGTAAATCAGATGCTAATCAAAAAGCTTTTATTACACTACTTGATGAACCTAAACAAATAGAGAAAAAAATTAAAAGTGCTGTAACAGATTCTGAAGGAATTGTGAAATATGACAAGGAAAACAAACCTGGTATTTCAAACCTACTATCTATTTATTCAATATTATCGAATGAACCAATTGAAAAAATTGAAGCCAGATATGAAGGAAAAGGATACGGAGATTTTAAAGCAGATGTAGCTGAAGTTGTGGTAAATGCCCTAAAACCGATTCAAGATAAGTATTATCAGCTAATGGAGTCAGAAGAGCTGGATCAAATCCTTGATAAAGGTGCAGAAAAAGCCAATGCAGTCGCAAGTAGAACTTTAAAGAAAATGGAAAATGCGATGGGACTTGGCCGTAAGCGGAAGTAA
- a CDS encoding DUF2268 domain-containing protein, with amino-acid sequence MSLINTIDWLTKTPQQLEISEKLIPYFNQMNKREIASYLNSFGMYKHTSNINDWIEQMEKKQIVSYVRSLEKKYQHIWNGPDVAIFIFPIDQTNRKIEREYRGRSGLAFHDKLFLFLSKDVLKNDIESLFLHEYHHVCRLATVKKSEETFTIVDNMVMEGLAENAVREIVGEEAVSNWTKLYGLDQCERFYKRIILPHKDIARDHSKFPQLMYGTGFYPNMLGYSVGYHIVKTIMDKTGLKTKQLLGMSSERIMKQYDGIKNTS; translated from the coding sequence ATGAGCTTAATTAATACAATTGACTGGTTAACGAAAACACCACAGCAGCTGGAAATTAGTGAGAAATTAATACCTTATTTCAATCAAATGAATAAAAGGGAAATTGCATCCTATCTAAATTCATTTGGAATGTACAAACATACATCAAACATCAATGACTGGATCGAACAAATGGAAAAAAAACAAATCGTTAGCTATGTTAGATCATTGGAAAAAAAATATCAACATATATGGAATGGTCCAGATGTAGCCATTTTTATTTTTCCAATTGATCAAACCAATCGGAAAATTGAGAGAGAATATCGAGGGAGATCAGGACTGGCATTTCATGATAAGTTATTTTTATTTCTTTCTAAAGATGTACTAAAAAACGACATTGAGTCATTATTTTTACATGAATATCACCATGTTTGCAGACTGGCAACTGTTAAAAAGTCTGAAGAGACATTCACTATAGTAGACAACATGGTCATGGAAGGGTTAGCTGAAAATGCAGTCCGTGAAATAGTTGGAGAAGAAGCTGTATCTAATTGGACGAAGTTATACGGCCTGGATCAATGTGAGAGGTTTTATAAGCGAATCATTCTGCCTCATAAAGACATAGCACGAGATCATTCAAAATTTCCCCAATTAATGTATGGAACCGGATTTTATCCAAATATGTTGGGCTATTCTGTAGGGTACCATATTGTAAAGACAATTATGGACAAAACAGGATTGAAGACAAAACAACTTTTAGGTATGTCATCTGAACGAATCATGAAACAGTATGATGGGATAAAGAATACTTCATAA
- a CDS encoding peptide ABC transporter substrate-binding protein has protein sequence MKKSKFFLLLALSLVLSMFLAACNGGGDTGKETDTGGDEGTAEQKITALESTAIPSMDSVMAQDTVSFTTMNNVMEGLYRLDPNQEVVEGMAEGEPEVSEDGTVYTFKLRDAKWSNGDPVTANDFVYAWQRAIDPANASPYGPYMMDGKIKGAAEISAAGAEKKEYDLNTLGVKAIDEKTLEVTLERPIPYFQSLMAFPTFYPQNQKFVEEQGDNYAKTAENLVFNGPFVLSDWGGSTASEWTYTKNKDYWDAETVKLETVQWNVLKDSQAAANAFETGEADVTGKLSSDIVPQYEGDERMVKWLEPTIFWLKFNQKENEALKNPDIRKAIAQAVNKEDFVNSVLNNGSIVANYAVPQDFVKNEETGKDFREINGNELLPHDVDAAKASWEKGLAALGTDKVEVRYLGDDTESAKKIAEYVKNQLETNLPGLTLKVESVPFSVRLDRENSQDYDIQMAGWGPDYLDPMTFSDLWLTGGGNNKMDYSNEKYDQLIKDAQTTLAQKPVERYEALAEAERILLEEDAAIAPMYQRSSNVLVNENVDGFTYHLVGPEYSFKWASVK, from the coding sequence GTGAAAAAGTCGAAATTTTTTCTACTTTTAGCTTTATCGCTTGTACTAAGTATGTTCTTAGCAGCATGTAATGGCGGCGGAGATACTGGTAAAGAGACAGATACAGGCGGTGATGAAGGTACAGCAGAGCAAAAAATTACAGCATTGGAGTCAACAGCAATTCCTTCAATGGATAGTGTAATGGCTCAAGATACAGTAAGTTTCACTACGATGAATAACGTAATGGAAGGTTTATACCGTCTAGATCCAAACCAGGAAGTTGTTGAAGGTATGGCAGAAGGTGAGCCTGAAGTTAGTGAAGATGGTACAGTTTATACATTTAAATTAAGAGATGCAAAATGGTCAAATGGTGACCCTGTTACAGCAAACGATTTCGTTTATGCATGGCAACGTGCAATCGATCCTGCAAACGCATCACCATATGGTCCATATATGATGGATGGTAAAATCAAAGGAGCAGCTGAAATTTCTGCAGCTGGTGCTGAGAAAAAAGAATACGATCTTAACACATTAGGTGTTAAAGCGATCGATGAAAAAACACTTGAAGTAACATTAGAAAGACCAATTCCATATTTCCAATCATTAATGGCATTCCCAACGTTCTATCCACAAAACCAAAAATTTGTTGAAGAACAAGGAGATAACTACGCTAAAACAGCTGAAAACCTAGTTTTTAACGGACCATTCGTTTTATCTGACTGGGGCGGAAGCACAGCATCTGAATGGACTTACACTAAAAACAAAGATTATTGGGATGCAGAAACTGTTAAGCTAGAAACTGTTCAATGGAATGTATTAAAAGATTCTCAAGCAGCTGCAAACGCATTTGAAACTGGTGAAGCAGATGTAACAGGAAAACTTTCTTCTGACATCGTACCTCAATATGAAGGCGATGAAAGAATGGTAAAATGGTTAGAGCCTACAATCTTCTGGTTGAAATTTAACCAAAAAGAAAATGAAGCTCTAAAAAATCCAGATATTCGTAAAGCAATTGCGCAAGCAGTTAACAAAGAAGATTTTGTTAACAGTGTATTAAACAACGGTTCAATTGTTGCAAACTATGCTGTTCCACAAGATTTTGTTAAGAATGAAGAAACTGGTAAAGACTTCCGTGAAATTAATGGAAACGAATTACTACCACATGACGTAGATGCAGCAAAAGCATCATGGGAAAAAGGTTTAGCTGCACTTGGTACAGACAAAGTTGAAGTAAGATACTTAGGTGATGATACGGAAAGTGCTAAAAAAATTGCTGAATACGTTAAAAACCAATTAGAAACAAATCTTCCTGGACTTACACTGAAAGTTGAAAGTGTACCATTCAGCGTTCGTTTAGATCGTGAAAATTCTCAGGATTATGATATTCAAATGGCTGGTTGGGGTCCTGACTACCTAGATCCAATGACTTTCTCTGACCTATGGTTAACAGGTGGAGGAAACAACAAAATGGATTACTCTAATGAAAAGTATGATCAATTAATTAAAGATGCTCAAACAACTTTAGCTCAAAAACCAGTAGAGCGTTATGAAGCTCTTGCTGAAGCTGAAAGAATCCTACTTGAAGAAGATGCTGCGATTGCACCTATGTATCAACGTTCTTCTAACGTGTTAGTAAATGAAAATGTTGACGGATTTACTTACCACTTAGTAGGACCGGAATACAGCTTCAAATGGGCATCTGTAAAATAA
- a CDS encoding DUF3899 domain-containing protein: protein MRNKRSVTLIIVSLCLTILLSFIIYQKLTILSFVNISFFFAIGLLFISFFTITVKGGFFDGITYGFRRMFVSKGKELSKQEVNEMTPVSELLTFNHSPFLLSGLVMTVIVIIGTFLYYFI, encoded by the coding sequence TTGCGCAATAAACGATCTGTTACACTCATTATTGTGTCTTTATGTTTAACAATCTTACTGTCTTTTATCATTTACCAAAAACTAACTATTTTGTCATTTGTTAATATTTCTTTCTTTTTTGCCATCGGATTGTTGTTTATATCCTTCTTTACAATCACAGTAAAAGGTGGTTTTTTTGATGGAATAACATACGGCTTTAGGAGAATGTTCGTCTCTAAAGGAAAAGAACTTTCAAAACAAGAAGTTAATGAAATGACTCCAGTTTCAGAGCTATTAACATTTAATCATTCTCCGTTTTTATTAAGCGGGTTAGTGATGACAGTCATTGTGATAATAGGAACGTTTCTTTACTATTTCATTTGA
- a CDS encoding YjbA family protein: protein MLFLHDVWVNWFEGEENGYNVCHFHEWRKDDSVELLDQVPLLKVDSLLFDYIENNLSELPPGLLKDIFQKAYIRKNHERIQLDYCFVVTDGVGILAVDTIGYTIPIRKSRIIPRQEQLVFEMIKDIEPEMYSTEIINEEENKEYHILSLAPQYMRGLTRKERQLKQLLFMALDQLQATRNTAEVKYWYTEWNPTKYEDIQQREFDEVWNQLYEETLAGWSPKHIQLCERLIKGQPFFEKLWDMEHESKVN from the coding sequence ATGTTATTTCTTCATGATGTTTGGGTAAATTGGTTTGAAGGTGAAGAGAATGGATACAATGTCTGTCATTTTCATGAATGGAGAAAGGATGACAGTGTTGAACTCCTTGATCAGGTTCCTTTATTAAAGGTAGATTCCCTATTATTCGACTACATAGAAAACAACTTATCGGAGTTACCGCCTGGTCTATTAAAAGATATTTTCCAAAAGGCTTATATTCGTAAAAATCATGAGAGAATCCAACTTGATTATTGTTTTGTAGTGACAGATGGAGTTGGGATATTGGCAGTTGACACAATTGGCTATACAATTCCAATTCGCAAAAGCCGAATTATTCCAAGACAAGAACAGTTGGTATTTGAAATGATCAAAGATATTGAGCCGGAAATGTATTCGACAGAAATAATAAATGAAGAGGAAAACAAAGAATATCATATATTGTCTTTAGCACCACAATATATGAGAGGCTTAACAAGAAAAGAGCGTCAATTAAAACAACTTTTATTTATGGCACTTGATCAGCTGCAAGCAACGAGAAATACTGCGGAAGTTAAGTACTGGTATACAGAATGGAACCCTACAAAATATGAGGATATTCAGCAGAGAGAGTTTGATGAAGTGTGGAATCAACTCTATGAAGAAACATTAGCTGGTTGGTCTCCAAAACATATTCAGTTATGTGAACGCCTAATAAAAGGACAACCCTTTTTCGAAAAGCTTTGGGATATGGAGCATGAATCAAAGGTTAATTGA
- the opp3C gene encoding oligopeptide ABC transporter permease: MAHEKISKDMFKPAHIDSAKSEEISKPSLNYWQDAWLRVRKNKGAIVSLIILAFLTIMALVGPHINGHGIDEQNLKHSNLPPRIQGLENVSWLPFDGNLTRKNGDVYNAYEQKNVDEYYWLGTDSLGRDLFTRVWKGTQVSLYIAVLAAVIDMVIGVLYGAISGFVGGRTDNVMQRITEILVGIPNLVVVILMIIVLDPGILSITIALTITGWVGMARVVRAQVMKLKQQEYVLAARTLGLSNGKIIWKHLLPNLAGVIIINTMFTIPSAIFFEAFLSFIGLGLQPPLASLGTLIDDGFKVLQLYPYQMIIPAIVISLIMICFNMIADGLRDALDPKMRD, encoded by the coding sequence ATGGCACATGAAAAAATTTCAAAAGATATGTTTAAACCCGCTCATATTGATTCAGCGAAGAGTGAAGAGATTTCCAAGCCAAGTCTTAATTATTGGCAGGATGCATGGTTGCGAGTTAGGAAAAACAAAGGAGCAATCGTCAGCTTAATTATATTAGCATTCCTAACGATTATGGCTCTGGTTGGCCCGCATATAAACGGACATGGGATAGATGAACAAAACCTTAAACATTCAAATCTTCCCCCGAGAATTCAAGGGTTAGAGAATGTTAGCTGGTTACCATTTGATGGGAACTTAACAAGAAAAAACGGTGATGTTTATAATGCATATGAGCAGAAGAATGTAGACGAATATTACTGGTTAGGTACAGATAGTCTTGGTCGTGATTTATTTACACGTGTATGGAAAGGAACTCAAGTATCCTTATATATCGCAGTATTAGCAGCTGTTATTGATATGGTTATTGGTGTATTATACGGTGCTATTTCCGGGTTTGTCGGCGGCCGTACAGATAATGTTATGCAGCGGATTACAGAAATATTAGTAGGTATTCCAAACCTTGTTGTCGTGATCCTCATGATTATTGTGTTGGATCCAGGGATTTTATCGATTACCATCGCCTTAACCATAACTGGTTGGGTTGGAATGGCGAGGGTTGTTCGTGCTCAGGTAATGAAGTTAAAACAACAGGAATATGTTTTAGCAGCTAGAACATTAGGTCTATCAAATGGAAAGATTATTTGGAAGCATCTTTTACCAAACCTAGCCGGTGTTATTATTATCAACACAATGTTTACAATTCCAAGTGCGATATTTTTTGAAGCCTTCCTAAGCTTTATTGGATTGGGATTACAGCCGCCATTGGCTTCTCTAGGTACACTCATTGATGATGGATTTAAAGTTCTGCAATTATATCCTTATCAGATGATCATACCAGCCATTGTTATCAGTTTAATTATGATTTGCTTTAATATGATTGCGGATGGACTGCGCGATGCGTTAGATCCGAAAATGCGTGACTAG
- the fabF gene encoding beta-ketoacyl-ACP synthase II, producing MEKKRVVVTGLGAVTPIGNDVETTWQNAINGVSGVGPITRIDSEPYSAKVAAELKDFDVEQFMDKKDARKMDRFTQYAVAASFMAVKDANLEITDEIAPRVGVWIGSGIGGMETFEQQYRTLLEKGPRRVSPFFVPMLIPDMATGQVSIALGAKGFNSCTVTACATGTNSIGDAYRVIERGEADVMISGGAEAPLTEMSFAGFTANKALSTNTDPKTASRPFDQDRDGFVMGEGAGIVVLEELEHALARGAKIYAEIVGYGATGDAYHITAPAPGGEGGSRAMRMAVDGSGLAVEDIDYINAHGTSTPYNDKFETLAIKEVFGEHANKLAISSTKSMTGHLLGAAGGVEAIFSVLAIKEGIIPPTINLQTPDPECDLDYVPNEARKQEVKAALSNSLGFGGHNATIIFKKYDA from the coding sequence TTGGGCCAATCACTAGAATTGATTCAGAGCCCTATTCAGCAAAAGTGGCAGCAGAGCTTAAAGACTTTGATGTTGAACAATTTATGGATAAAAAAGATGCGAGAAAAATGGACCGCTTTACACAATATGCGGTCGCAGCATCCTTCATGGCTGTTAAAGATGCGAACCTTGAAATTACAGATGAAATCGCTCCGCGTGTTGGAGTTTGGATCGGTTCTGGTATTGGTGGAATGGAAACATTTGAACAGCAATATAGAACACTTTTAGAAAAAGGTCCTAGAAGAGTGAGTCCATTCTTCGTACCAATGCTTATCCCGGATATGGCAACAGGTCAAGTATCCATTGCTTTAGGGGCAAAAGGTTTTAACTCATGTACTGTGACAGCTTGTGCAACAGGGACAAATTCGATTGGAGATGCGTACCGTGTTATTGAACGTGGTGAAGCGGATGTTATGATTTCCGGAGGCGCTGAAGCACCTCTCACAGAGATGTCATTTGCAGGCTTTACAGCGAATAAAGCTTTATCAACAAACACGGACCCTAAAACAGCAAGCCGCCCATTTGACCAAGACCGTGATGGTTTTGTTATGGGAGAGGGAGCTGGAATCGTTGTTCTTGAAGAATTAGAGCATGCTTTAGCACGAGGAGCAAAAATTTATGCTGAAATCGTTGGGTATGGGGCTACAGGAGATGCTTATCATATAACAGCACCTGCACCAGGTGGTGAGGGTGGATCAAGAGCGATGAGGATGGCAGTTGATGGCAGTGGCCTTGCAGTTGAAGACATTGATTATATTAACGCTCATGGTACAAGTACTCCTTATAATGATAAGTTTGAAACACTAGCAATTAAAGAGGTATTCGGTGAACATGCCAATAAATTAGCGATAAGCTCTACAAAATCTATGACAGGTCATTTACTAGGTGCTGCTGGTGGAGTTGAAGCTATTTTTAGTGTTTTAGCTATTAAAGAAGGGATCATTCCTCCAACGATTAATTTACAAACTCCAGATCCTGAATGTGATTTAGATTATGTGCCAAATGAAGCTCGAAAACAAGAAGTAAAAGCAGCTCTAAGTAACTCATTAGGATTTGGCGGACATAATGCAACGATTATCTTTAAAAAGTATGATGCTTAA
- a CDS encoding ABC transporter ATP-binding protein: MDKILEVKDLHISFHTFAGEVQAIRGVNFDLYKGETLAIVGESGSGKSVTTKAIMRLLPESNSDIKQGEILFEGKDLAKESNKNMQKIRGKDISMIFQDPMTSLNPTMKVGKQIMEPIIKHQKLSKAAAKERAIDILRLVGIPRPEERFNQYPHQFSGGMRQRVVIAIALACNPKVLIADEPTTALDVTIQAQILELMKELQQKINTSIIFITHDLGVVANVADRVAVMYGGKIVETGTVDEVFYNPQHPYTWGLISSMPSLDTDEEELYAIPGTPPDLLHPPKGDAFAPRNEYAMQIDLEEQPPMFKVSDTHYAATWLLHPDAPKVEPPLAVQRRQRQFPDGKGGN, encoded by the coding sequence ATGGATAAAATCTTAGAAGTGAAAGACTTGCACATTTCATTCCATACGTTTGCTGGAGAAGTGCAGGCAATTCGTGGAGTTAACTTTGATTTGTATAAAGGGGAAACATTAGCAATCGTAGGTGAATCTGGTTCAGGAAAATCAGTTACGACGAAAGCGATTATGCGTTTGCTCCCCGAATCAAATTCAGATATTAAGCAAGGTGAGATCCTTTTCGAAGGCAAAGACCTAGCTAAAGAATCAAATAAAAATATGCAAAAAATTCGTGGGAAAGATATTTCGATGATTTTCCAAGATCCAATGACATCATTGAACCCAACGATGAAAGTTGGAAAACAAATCATGGAGCCGATTATCAAGCATCAAAAGCTAAGTAAGGCTGCAGCGAAAGAGCGTGCAATTGATATTTTAAGGCTTGTTGGGATTCCTAGACCTGAAGAACGCTTTAATCAATACCCACATCAATTCTCAGGCGGAATGAGACAAAGGGTCGTTATTGCGATTGCACTTGCATGTAATCCAAAGGTTCTGATTGCAGATGAGCCTACAACTGCGTTAGATGTTACGATTCAAGCTCAAATTCTTGAATTAATGAAAGAATTGCAGCAAAAAATTAATACATCGATTATTTTTATTACCCATGACTTAGGTGTTGTGGCAAACGTTGCTGATCGTGTTGCGGTTATGTATGGTGGGAAAATTGTTGAAACTGGTACGGTTGATGAAGTTTTTTATAATCCACAGCATCCATATACATGGGGATTAATTAGCTCAATGCCTAGTCTTGATACAGACGAAGAGGAATTGTATGCAATTCCCGGTACACCTCCGGATTTATTGCACCCGCCAAAGGGTGATGCATTTGCACCACGTAATGAGTATGCGATGCAAATTGACCTTGAGGAGCAACCTCCTATGTTCAAAGTATCTGATACACATTATGCTGCGACATGGTTGCTTCACCCTGATGCGCCAAAGGTTGAACCACCTTTAGCAGTACAACGACGCCAGCGTCAATTCCCTGATGGAAAAGGGGGGAACTAA